From the Salinimicrobium tongyeongense genome, one window contains:
- the purU gene encoding formyltetrahydrofolate deformylase, giving the protein MSSFILLIHCPDKAGIISNVTSFIFNRKGNIVYIDQYVDIENSIFVMRLECEFLDAINIDSLNKAFSEELAVPYQMFWKIYSAEAKLRMAVFVSKYDHCLYDILGRHKAGELPVDIPLIISNHEHLRSTAEKFDIPFYHVPVTKDNKPEAEKRHLELLRQEKIDFFVLARYMQIIPDSLIAAFPNRIINIHHSFLPAFAGAKPYHSAYKRGVKIIGATSHYVTAQLDEGPIIEQDIARISHTHSIKDLILKGRDLEKVVLARAIKLHIDRKTLVFNNKTIVFI; this is encoded by the coding sequence ATGTCAAGTTTCATACTACTAATTCATTGTCCCGATAAAGCCGGAATCATTTCAAATGTCACCTCCTTCATTTTTAATCGCAAAGGAAACATAGTTTATATTGATCAATATGTAGATATAGAAAATTCCATATTTGTAATGAGGCTGGAATGCGAATTTCTAGATGCTATAAATATTGATTCGCTTAACAAAGCATTTTCTGAAGAACTGGCAGTGCCATATCAAATGTTCTGGAAAATATATTCAGCAGAAGCTAAATTGAGAATGGCCGTTTTTGTATCAAAATATGACCATTGCCTTTACGATATCCTGGGCAGGCATAAAGCCGGGGAACTTCCCGTCGATATTCCTTTGATCATTAGTAACCACGAACACCTGCGTTCTACTGCCGAAAAATTTGATATTCCTTTTTATCATGTTCCCGTTACAAAAGACAACAAACCCGAAGCTGAAAAAAGACATTTGGAATTGCTTCGTCAGGAAAAAATAGATTTTTTTGTTTTGGCCAGGTACATGCAAATTATTCCCGATAGCCTTATAGCGGCATTTCCAAACCGCATCATCAACATACACCACTCTTTTTTACCGGCTTTTGCAGGCGCAAAACCTTATCATTCTGCTTATAAACGCGGGGTGAAAATTATTGGTGCGACCTCACACTACGTCACCGCCCAGTTAGATGAAGGGCCAATTATTGAACAGGATATTGCCCGAATTTCCCATACCCATTCCATAAAAGACCTTATCCTCAAAGGCAGGGACCTGGAAAAAGTAGTACTGGCAAGGGCGATAAAACTACATATTGACCGAAAAACCCTTGTTTTCAATAACAAGACCATAGTATTTATATAA
- a CDS encoding methylmalonyl-CoA mutase family protein: MEQQAPYKPINKVRIVTAASLFDGHDAAINIMRRIIQSTGVEVIHLGHDRSVEEVVNCAIQEDANAIAMTSYQGGHTEYFKYMYDLLQEKGAGHIKIFGGGGGVILPEEIKELEDYGITRIYSPDDGRELGLQGMINDLVKKSDYPLGDSLNGEVEELEKKTPGAIARMISAAENFPEVAKETLDKIHSENKEKEIPVLGITGTGGAGKSSLVDELVRRYLMDFPEKTIGIISVDPSKRKTGGALLGDRIRMNAINNPRVYMRSLATRQSNLALSKYVAEAIEVLKAADYDLIVLETSGIGQSDTEILEHSDVSLYVMTPEFGAATQLEKIDMLDFADLVAINKFDKRGALDALRDVKKQYQRNQGLWHENPDKLPVFGTIASQFNDPGMNTLYKQIMDRIDEKTGSKFNSTFHISKEMSEKIFVIPPNRTRYLSEISENNRSYDEKAASQAEVAQKLYGIYKTIESVTGVKVELNQHGIDEDDLKNATTSENEELVKLLKKEFDKVKMDLDPYNWEIITGWDGKVNKYKDPVYSFKVRDKEIKIETHTESLSHTQIPKVALPKYQAWGDILKWCLQENVPGEFPYTAGLYPFKRQGEDPTRMFAGEGSPERTNRRFHYVSMGLPAKRLSTAFDSVTLYGNDPDHRPDIYGKIGNAGVSICCLDDAKKLYSGFDLAHPLTSVSMTINGPAPMLLGFFMNAAIDQQCEKYIVENGLEEEVKQKIKKIYEGKGMEQPKYRGELPEGNDGLGLMLLGVTGDQVLPADVYSDIKKRTLSQVRGTVQADILKEDQAQNTCIFSTEFALRLMGDVQEYFIQENVRNFYSVSISGYHIAEAGANPITQLALTLANGFTYVEYYLSRGMDINKFGPNLSFFFSNGIDPEYAVIGRVARKIWAKALKYKYGANPRAQMLKYHIQTSGRSLHAQEIDFNDIRTTLQALYAIYDNCNSLHTNAYDEAITTPTEASVRRAMAIQLIINKELGLTKNENPIQGAFIIEELTDLVEEAVLQEFDRITERGGVLGAMETMYQRSKIQEESLYYETLKHNGDFPIIGVNTFLSSTGSPTVTPGEVIRATEEEKQNQIETLQNLHEAKKELEKETLEKVKNAAIQNENIFEVLMEATKVCSLGQITTALFEVGGQYRRNM, from the coding sequence ATGGAACAACAAGCTCCTTATAAACCCATCAATAAAGTAAGAATTGTAACTGCAGCTTCGCTCTTTGACGGGCACGACGCCGCGATAAATATTATGCGCCGCATCATTCAGTCCACCGGCGTGGAGGTGATCCATTTGGGGCACGACCGCAGTGTGGAAGAAGTGGTGAACTGCGCCATCCAGGAAGATGCCAACGCCATTGCCATGACCTCCTACCAGGGTGGCCATACCGAATACTTTAAATATATGTACGACCTGTTGCAGGAAAAAGGGGCCGGCCATATTAAGATCTTTGGCGGCGGTGGCGGTGTAATTTTGCCCGAAGAGATCAAAGAACTTGAAGATTACGGCATCACCAGGATCTATTCTCCCGATGACGGCCGCGAACTTGGGCTGCAGGGAATGATCAACGACCTGGTAAAAAAATCTGATTATCCGCTGGGAGACAGCCTTAACGGGGAAGTAGAAGAGCTGGAGAAGAAAACCCCGGGAGCTATTGCGAGGATGATTTCGGCTGCCGAGAATTTTCCCGAAGTTGCCAAAGAAACCCTTGATAAAATTCATTCTGAAAACAAAGAAAAAGAGATTCCCGTACTGGGAATTACCGGGACAGGGGGCGCCGGAAAATCTTCCCTGGTAGATGAACTGGTGCGCCGTTACCTTATGGATTTTCCTGAAAAAACCATCGGGATCATTTCTGTTGATCCTTCCAAAAGGAAGACCGGCGGTGCCCTTTTAGGAGACCGTATCAGGATGAATGCGATCAATAATCCGCGGGTATATATGAGGTCTTTGGCTACCCGCCAGTCGAACCTCGCCCTCTCCAAATATGTTGCTGAAGCCATTGAAGTGCTAAAAGCAGCAGATTATGACCTTATTGTGCTTGAGACTTCGGGAATTGGACAATCTGATACAGAGATCCTGGAGCATTCTGATGTTTCACTTTATGTGATGACGCCCGAATTTGGTGCGGCTACTCAGTTGGAAAAGATCGATATGCTCGACTTTGCCGATTTGGTGGCGATCAACAAATTCGATAAACGCGGCGCTTTAGATGCCCTTAGGGATGTAAAGAAGCAGTACCAGCGCAACCAGGGCCTGTGGCATGAGAACCCAGATAAGCTCCCGGTTTTTGGAACTATCGCTTCCCAGTTCAACGATCCCGGTATGAACACGCTCTATAAGCAGATCATGGACAGGATTGACGAGAAAACGGGCAGCAAGTTCAATTCTACCTTCCATATTTCCAAAGAAATGAGCGAAAAGATCTTCGTGATCCCGCCAAACAGAACGCGATATCTTTCTGAAATTTCTGAAAATAACCGCAGCTATGACGAGAAAGCGGCCTCACAGGCTGAAGTTGCTCAAAAGCTCTACGGAATTTATAAGACCATAGAATCTGTTACCGGAGTAAAAGTGGAGCTGAACCAGCATGGAATTGATGAGGATGATCTAAAAAATGCCACAACTTCAGAAAATGAAGAGCTGGTAAAGCTACTGAAGAAAGAGTTTGATAAAGTTAAAATGGACCTCGATCCCTACAACTGGGAAATCATTACCGGTTGGGACGGGAAGGTAAATAAATATAAAGACCCTGTCTATTCCTTTAAGGTGAGGGATAAGGAGATTAAAATTGAAACGCACACCGAATCCCTTTCTCATACGCAGATCCCGAAGGTGGCACTGCCAAAATACCAGGCCTGGGGTGACATTTTAAAATGGTGCCTGCAGGAAAATGTGCCGGGAGAATTCCCTTACACCGCCGGATTGTATCCGTTCAAAAGACAGGGAGAAGACCCTACCCGGATGTTTGCCGGGGAAGGTTCACCTGAAAGGACCAACCGCCGTTTCCATTATGTAAGCATGGGCTTACCGGCAAAAAGGCTTTCCACAGCATTTGATTCGGTGACGCTCTATGGAAATGACCCCGACCATCGCCCCGATATCTACGGAAAGATCGGGAATGCCGGAGTTTCCATCTGCTGTCTTGATGATGCGAAGAAGTTATATTCAGGCTTTGATCTTGCCCATCCTCTTACCTCGGTGAGTATGACCATTAACGGCCCTGCGCCCATGTTGCTTGGCTTCTTTATGAATGCGGCCATAGATCAGCAATGCGAAAAATATATTGTGGAAAACGGGCTGGAAGAGGAAGTGAAACAGAAGATCAAAAAGATCTATGAGGGGAAAGGAATGGAGCAGCCTAAGTACCGCGGAGAACTTCCGGAAGGTAATGACGGCCTCGGGTTAATGCTTCTTGGGGTGACCGGGGACCAGGTGTTACCGGCAGATGTTTATTCCGATATTAAGAAGAGAACATTAAGCCAGGTGCGTGGAACGGTACAGGCCGATATCCTGAAGGAAGATCAGGCGCAGAACACCTGTATCTTTTCAACAGAATTCGCTTTGAGGTTGATGGGTGACGTACAGGAATATTTTATTCAGGAAAATGTGCGGAATTTCTATTCGGTTTCTATTTCAGGTTATCATATCGCTGAAGCAGGGGCTAATCCTATTACGCAGCTGGCACTTACCCTCGCCAACGGCTTTACCTACGTGGAATACTACCTGAGCAGGGGAATGGACATCAACAAATTTGGTCCTAACCTGTCGTTCTTTTTCTCTAACGGAATCGACCCCGAATATGCAGTTATTGGAAGGGTAGCGAGAAAGATCTGGGCAAAAGCACTTAAATACAAGTACGGAGCTAATCCGCGGGCACAAATGTTGAAGTATCACATCCAGACTTCCGGGAGATCACTACACGCACAGGAAATTGATTTTAATGACATAAGAACAACGCTTCAGGCGCTTTACGCCATTTACGACAACTGTAATTCTTTACACACCAATGCTTACGATGAAGCCATTACCACGCCTACAGAAGCTTCAGTAAGAAGAGCGATGGCCATTCAGTTGATCATTAATAAGGAATTGGGATTGACTAAAAATGAGAATCCAATCCAGGGGGCATTCATAATAGAAGAACTTACCGATCTTGTGGAAGAAGCTGTGTTGCAGGAGTTTGACCGCATCACCGAAAGAGGCGGCGTGCTTGGTGCCATGGAAACCATGTACCAGCGCAGCAAAATTCAGGAAGAGAGTCTTTACTATGAAACTTTAAAGCACAACGGAGACTTCCCTATCATTGGGGTGAATACTTTTCTTAGCTCTACAGGTTCCCCAACCGTAACTCCGGGAGAAGTGATTCGCGCTACCGAAGAAGAAAAACAAAACCAGATAGAGACCTTGCAGAACCTGCATGAGGCCAAAAAAGAGCTGGAAAAGGAAACCCTTGAAAAGGTGAAAAACGCAGCCATTCAGAATGAGAATATTTTTGAGGTGCTTATGGAAGCAACGAAAGTCTGCTCCCTTGGGCAGATCACCACAGCTCTTTTTGAAGTAGGAGGGCAGTACAGGAGAAATATGTAA
- a CDS encoding DoxX family protein, translating into MNSQKFLRTDAQSTTILIRIMVGMVFLVEGIQKFLYPAMRGPGRFEKMGFPEPEILGNLVGFFEVAAGILLLVGLFTRGAALITFIIMTVAIITTKIPIGLGESFGPFVLRELKAYGFWSMAHEMRTDFAMWLGSLFLIIKGGGRWSADRFSTK; encoded by the coding sequence ATGAATTCACAAAAGTTTCTTCGCACAGACGCTCAGAGCACAACGATATTAATCAGGATTATGGTGGGGATGGTTTTTCTGGTGGAAGGCATCCAGAAATTCCTTTATCCCGCCATGCGCGGTCCCGGCCGATTCGAAAAAATGGGATTTCCGGAACCTGAAATTCTCGGGAACCTGGTAGGATTCTTTGAAGTAGCTGCGGGAATTCTTTTGCTTGTTGGTCTTTTTACCCGGGGCGCAGCTTTGATCACTTTTATTATTATGACAGTAGCCATTATTACTACCAAGATTCCAATTGGTTTGGGCGAAAGTTTTGGGCCTTTTGTGCTGCGGGAGCTAAAAGCCTACGGGTTTTGGAGTATGGCTCATGAGATGAGAACTGATTTTGCTATGTGGCTGGGTTCCCTGTTCCTTATTATAAAAGGCGGTGGCCGCTGGTCTGCAGACAGGTTCTCTACAAAATAA
- a CDS encoding YkvA family protein codes for MKDISPEEANRALNEQAEKVEQKDLEKVLAKEQKIEDKFRNNESMSGYLAKAKSMFGLIRDYWNGNYRQVPWKTIAAVAGALLYVLMPLDLIPDFIPLAGFLDDASVIAACLALVSDDLVDYEKWKLQQDHDITQSDKETLS; via the coding sequence ATGAAAGACATTAGCCCCGAAGAGGCGAACCGCGCTCTCAACGAACAGGCAGAAAAAGTAGAACAAAAAGACCTTGAAAAGGTACTTGCCAAAGAGCAAAAAATTGAAGATAAATTCCGTAACAATGAATCTATGAGCGGGTATCTGGCCAAAGCCAAGAGCATGTTTGGCCTAATTCGCGATTACTGGAACGGCAATTACCGGCAGGTGCCCTGGAAAACCATTGCTGCGGTGGCAGGAGCTTTGCTGTATGTTCTTATGCCGCTGGACCTAATCCCCGATTTTATACCTCTTGCCGGTTTTCTTGATGATGCCAGCGTGATTGCTGCCTGTCTTGCACTGGTGAGCGATGACCTTGTAGATTACGAAAAATGGAAACTGCAGCAGGATCACGACATCACCCAAAGCGATAAAGAAACCCTGTCTTAG